A window from Mycolicibacterium tokaiense encodes these proteins:
- a CDS encoding GcvT family protein — protein sequence MSKTLPSRTHVVIIGGGVIGTSVAYHLTKLGYTDVVLLEQGQLSSGTTWHAAGLVGQLRASESATRIVQYSTQLYAELESETGLSAGYKQCGGVTVARTEDRMIQLRRTVANAAAYGMECELLTPEQALEHYPVMRVDDLVGAIWLPGDGKANPTDLTMSLAKGARMRGAQVFEKTRVLDVLTHDARVTGVRTDAGDIEAEIVVNCAGQWAKQVGAMAGVNVPLHSAEHFYVVSEDIAGVHPDLPILRDPDGYTYFKEEVGGLVIGGFEPEAKPWVSPDKIPYPFEFQLLDEDWDHFEILMDNALLRIPALEVTGIKKFYNGPESFTPDNQFILGEAPECANFFVGAGFNSVGIATSGGAGKALAEWIVNGAPTGDMTGVDIRRFAAFNGNNRWLHDRVAEVLGLHYEVPWPNREMTTARPFRRSPVHHLLVQAGANFGSRMGWERANFFAPAGTDPVIEYTWGKPNWLAWSAAEQTSTRTGVTVFDQTSFSKYLVVGPDAEAALQWLCTADVGVEIGRAVYTGMLNARGTYESDVTVTRTGATEFLIVSSAATTERDKDHIRTNIPDGLTATVVDVTSAYAVFGVMGPHSREVLATLTDADLSDAAFGFGTSREIGLGYATVRATRITYVGELGWEIYVPAEFAVGVYEDLLAAGERFGIHRGGYYAIDSLRLEKGYRAFGRELTPSENPVEAGLLFACKLKTDIDFLGRDAVEKAKAEGPRKKCVSFRVDDPEAMLWGGELIVRDGAVAGQVTSAAWGETTGGCVGLAYLRAGGAVIDAGWIADGRYQVNVGGTLFPITVSLKPLYDPTNARIR from the coding sequence ATGTCCAAGACCCTGCCCAGCCGCACTCACGTCGTCATCATCGGCGGCGGCGTCATCGGCACCAGCGTCGCCTACCACCTCACCAAACTCGGTTACACCGACGTCGTTCTGCTGGAACAGGGTCAGCTGTCGTCGGGCACCACCTGGCACGCCGCCGGTCTGGTGGGGCAGCTGCGCGCCTCGGAGAGCGCCACCCGCATCGTGCAGTACTCGACCCAGCTCTACGCCGAGCTGGAGTCCGAGACCGGTCTGTCGGCCGGATACAAGCAGTGCGGCGGCGTCACCGTCGCGCGCACAGAAGACCGGATGATCCAGCTGCGCCGCACCGTCGCCAACGCCGCGGCCTACGGCATGGAATGTGAATTGCTGACCCCGGAGCAGGCGCTCGAGCACTACCCGGTGATGCGGGTCGACGATCTGGTGGGCGCCATCTGGTTGCCGGGGGACGGCAAGGCCAATCCCACCGACCTGACGATGTCGCTGGCCAAGGGCGCCCGGATGCGGGGTGCGCAGGTGTTCGAGAAGACCCGGGTGCTCGACGTTCTCACCCATGACGCACGGGTGACCGGGGTGCGGACTGACGCCGGGGACATCGAGGCCGAGATCGTGGTGAACTGTGCCGGGCAGTGGGCCAAGCAGGTGGGAGCCATGGCCGGGGTCAACGTACCGCTGCATTCGGCCGAACACTTCTATGTGGTGAGCGAAGACATTGCCGGTGTGCATCCCGATCTGCCGATCCTGCGCGACCCCGACGGCTACACCTACTTCAAGGAGGAGGTCGGCGGGCTGGTCATCGGAGGGTTCGAACCCGAGGCCAAGCCCTGGGTCTCGCCCGACAAGATCCCCTACCCGTTCGAATTCCAGCTGCTGGACGAGGATTGGGACCACTTCGAGATCCTGATGGACAATGCCCTGCTCCGCATCCCGGCTCTCGAGGTCACCGGGATCAAGAAGTTCTACAACGGCCCGGAGAGCTTCACCCCGGACAATCAGTTCATTCTGGGCGAAGCCCCCGAATGCGCCAACTTCTTCGTCGGCGCCGGATTCAACTCCGTCGGCATCGCGACCTCCGGGGGCGCCGGGAAGGCGTTGGCGGAGTGGATCGTGAACGGCGCTCCCACCGGCGACATGACCGGCGTCGACATTCGCCGGTTCGCAGCGTTCAACGGCAACAACCGGTGGCTGCACGACAGGGTGGCCGAGGTCCTGGGACTGCACTACGAGGTGCCCTGGCCCAATCGCGAGATGACGACGGCGCGGCCGTTCCGCCGCTCGCCGGTGCACCACCTGTTGGTGCAGGCCGGTGCGAACTTCGGCAGCCGGATGGGCTGGGAACGGGCCAACTTCTTCGCCCCGGCCGGCACCGACCCGGTGATCGAATACACCTGGGGTAAGCCGAACTGGCTGGCGTGGTCAGCCGCCGAGCAGACTTCCACGCGCACCGGCGTGACGGTGTTCGACCAGACGTCGTTCTCGAAGTACCTGGTGGTGGGTCCGGATGCCGAGGCCGCGCTGCAGTGGCTGTGCACCGCCGACGTCGGTGTCGAGATCGGCCGTGCGGTCTACACGGGCATGCTCAACGCCCGTGGTACCTACGAGTCGGATGTCACCGTCACCCGTACCGGCGCAACGGAATTCCTGATCGTCTCCAGCGCGGCCACGACCGAGCGGGACAAGGACCACATCCGCACGAACATCCCGGACGGCCTCACCGCCACCGTCGTGGACGTCACCTCGGCCTATGCGGTGTTCGGCGTGATGGGGCCGCACTCGCGGGAAGTGCTGGCCACGCTGACCGATGCCGACCTCTCCGATGCGGCCTTCGGTTTCGGCACCAGCCGCGAGATCGGACTGGGTTACGCGACCGTACGCGCCACCCGTATCACCTACGTGGGTGAATTGGGCTGGGAAATCTACGTTCCCGCCGAGTTCGCCGTAGGGGTCTACGAGGATCTGCTGGCGGCGGGGGAGCGGTTCGGGATCCACCGGGGCGGCTACTACGCCATCGACTCGCTGCGGCTGGAGAAGGGGTACCGCGCCTTCGGCCGGGAGCTCACCCCCAGCGAGAACCCCGTCGAAGCCGGGCTGCTGTTCGCCTGCAAGCTCAAGACCGACATCGACTTCCTGGGCCGTGACGCGGTGGAGAAGGCCAAAGCCGAAGGCCCACGCAAGAAGTGCGTCAGCTTCCGGGTCGATGATCCGGAGGCCATGCTCTGGGGTGGTGAGCTGATCGTGCGCGACGGGGCCGTGGCGGGGCAGGTCACCTCCGCTGCCTGGGGTGAGACCACCGGCGGCTGCGTCGGACTGGCCTACCTGCGCGCCGGGGGCGCCGTGATCGACGCCGGCTGGATCGCCGACGGCAGGTATCAGGTGAATGTCGGCGGAACGCTGTTCCCGATCACGGTGTCACTCAAGCCGCTCTACGACCCGACCAACGCGCGGATCCGCTGA
- a CDS encoding choline kinase family protein, with product MSFLSTEAEVTALLDQLPALAGPREVVELSGGLTNRNFKVTTAAGRFVARCTDTSTNFLEIDRDQEHYNTRAAERSGVGAPVIDYRPEIGVLLLGFVDGKTLSNADFQRPGVIAKAAVSCRILHAGPRFHGRFDMFERQPGYLKTVRDNGFPMPADYLKYADKFADIEAALRVGDQTTVPCNNDLLAANFVEDGDKIWLIDYEYSGNNDPCFELGNIWSECGLTLDQLDELVTAYYGTRLRNKIARARLQGIVAKYGWTLWGCIQNASCPIEYDFWEWAMERYDAAIAEFNGPDFARLLADVTRTD from the coding sequence ATGTCGTTTCTGTCCACCGAAGCTGAGGTCACCGCGCTGCTCGATCAGCTCCCGGCGCTGGCGGGACCACGCGAGGTGGTGGAACTCTCCGGAGGGTTGACCAACCGCAATTTCAAGGTCACCACCGCCGCCGGGCGGTTCGTCGCCCGCTGCACGGACACCAGCACCAACTTCCTGGAGATCGACCGGGATCAGGAGCACTACAACACCCGCGCCGCCGAGCGCTCGGGCGTCGGTGCGCCCGTGATCGACTACCGACCCGAGATCGGGGTCCTGCTCCTGGGGTTCGTGGACGGAAAGACGCTCTCCAACGCAGACTTCCAACGTCCCGGCGTGATCGCCAAAGCCGCGGTCAGCTGTCGGATCCTGCATGCCGGGCCCCGGTTCCACGGCCGTTTCGACATGTTCGAACGACAGCCGGGATACCTGAAGACCGTGCGGGACAACGGCTTCCCGATGCCTGCGGATTACCTGAAGTACGCCGACAAGTTCGCCGACATCGAGGCCGCACTACGGGTGGGCGATCAGACCACCGTGCCCTGCAACAACGATCTGCTGGCCGCCAACTTCGTCGAGGACGGCGACAAGATCTGGCTGATCGACTACGAGTACTCCGGCAACAACGATCCCTGCTTCGAATTGGGCAACATCTGGAGTGAGTGCGGGCTCACGCTGGACCAGCTCGACGAACTGGTCACCGCGTACTACGGAACCCGACTGCGCAACAAGATCGCCCGAGCGCGGCTGCAGGGCATCGTGGCGAAGTACGGCTGGACCCTGTGGGGCTGCATCCAAAATGCCTCGTGCCCCATCGAATACGATTTCTGGGAATGGGCGATGGAGCGTTACGACGCCGCCATCGCCGAGTTCAACGGACCGGACTTCGCCCGGCTCCTCGCCGACGTCACCAGAACCGACTGA
- a CDS encoding GcvT family protein, with protein MGLPGRSEIVIIGGGVVGVSVAYHLAQRGKTDVTVVERRSLTEGSTWHAAGLVGQLRSSSSLTQLMQKSVQTYQTLESATGYATGWHGVGGLRVASSPQRWEELQRVYTQGKSYGFDIHLVDPAEAKRIFPLLNTDGVHGATWTPTDGYVDPSQLTFSFAAGARAAGVRIVQQCRVTGVERTGRRVTALLTDQGRIECDVVVNATGMWGAETARLAGVDVAVNAVEHQYVVTEKFGDLPADLPTFRDPDARFYLKPEAGALVVGGWEEGTRACWRTIPRDLGPELFTPDHDRFEGIAEGAANRLPAFGDMGIRTWVNGPIPFSPDAEPLMGLTEDLDNFFQCCGFSAGIAAAGGAGDAMANWIVDGDPGLDLWHFDVRRFGGPQNVPTVLDLASVQAYGHYYSIAFPNRAANPPRGQRRSAIYDRLHQRGAVFGAKFGYERANWFDPDNTGTEEVPTFGRSNAWEYIAAEHHAVRTGVGIVDQSSFSKFEVRGAGALALLQRVAGADMDTAVGKVVYTQLLNVRGGIEADVTITRLAPDLFYLVTGSGFGRHDVTFLLQNAPTDGSVVIIDVTSAYGVLNVCGPKSRELLTAVSTDSFTGAYMTARRTDVGWAPVLALRTTYVGELGWELHIASEYVLDVYDKLMEAGARHGLRDVGYRAVESLRLEKQYLAWAADLRADNNPFEVGLAARVKIDKPALLAGPALRAIAATGPRQQLHWFRTDADVVMHGGEMLVHIPTDTRASVRSAGYGHTIGTTSFSAYLPTGVNAGEFEVEVMNVRYPAAMLNGPLYDPAGARVRL; from the coding sequence ATGGGCCTTCCCGGCCGCAGTGAGATCGTGATCATCGGTGGCGGGGTCGTGGGCGTCAGCGTCGCCTATCACCTGGCCCAGCGCGGCAAGACCGACGTCACCGTGGTGGAGCGGCGGTCCCTGACCGAGGGCAGCACCTGGCATGCCGCGGGTCTGGTGGGCCAGCTGCGCAGTAGTTCCAGCCTCACCCAGCTGATGCAGAAAAGCGTGCAGACCTATCAGACGCTGGAATCCGCCACCGGATACGCCACCGGCTGGCACGGGGTCGGCGGGCTCCGGGTGGCCTCCAGTCCGCAACGCTGGGAAGAACTGCAGCGGGTCTACACCCAGGGCAAGAGCTACGGCTTCGACATCCACCTGGTGGATCCTGCGGAGGCGAAGCGAATCTTCCCGCTGCTCAACACCGATGGCGTCCACGGCGCCACCTGGACCCCCACCGACGGGTACGTCGACCCCAGCCAGCTCACCTTCTCCTTCGCCGCCGGCGCCCGCGCGGCCGGGGTGCGAATCGTCCAGCAGTGCCGGGTCACCGGAGTCGAGCGCACCGGCCGGCGCGTCACCGCACTGCTCACCGACCAGGGGCGCATCGAGTGCGACGTGGTGGTCAACGCCACCGGCATGTGGGGCGCGGAGACGGCCCGGCTGGCCGGTGTGGACGTCGCCGTCAACGCCGTCGAGCACCAGTACGTGGTGACCGAGAAGTTCGGCGATCTGCCGGCCGACCTGCCCACCTTCCGGGACCCCGACGCCCGCTTCTACCTCAAGCCCGAGGCCGGCGCCCTGGTGGTGGGCGGCTGGGAAGAGGGCACCCGGGCGTGTTGGCGCACCATCCCGCGCGACCTCGGGCCGGAGCTGTTCACGCCGGATCACGACCGCTTCGAAGGCATCGCCGAGGGTGCCGCCAACCGGCTGCCTGCGTTCGGCGACATGGGAATTCGCACCTGGGTCAATGGCCCCATCCCATTCTCGCCCGACGCCGAGCCGCTGATGGGCCTCACCGAGGACCTCGACAACTTCTTCCAGTGCTGCGGGTTCTCCGCGGGCATCGCCGCCGCCGGCGGTGCGGGTGACGCGATGGCGAACTGGATCGTCGACGGTGATCCCGGCCTGGATCTGTGGCACTTCGACGTGCGGCGCTTCGGGGGGCCGCAGAATGTGCCGACCGTGCTGGACCTGGCCTCGGTGCAGGCCTACGGGCACTACTACTCGATCGCCTTCCCCAACCGGGCCGCCAACCCGCCACGCGGACAACGACGTAGCGCGATCTACGACCGGCTGCACCAACGGGGCGCGGTGTTCGGCGCCAAGTTCGGCTACGAGCGAGCCAACTGGTTCGACCCCGACAACACCGGCACCGAGGAGGTCCCCACCTTCGGCCGCAGCAATGCCTGGGAGTACATCGCCGCCGAACATCACGCGGTGCGTACCGGCGTCGGTATCGTCGACCAGAGCTCCTTCTCGAAATTCGAGGTCAGGGGGGCCGGTGCGCTGGCCCTGCTGCAGCGGGTGGCCGGTGCCGACATGGACACCGCCGTCGGCAAAGTGGTCTACACGCAGCTGCTCAACGTGCGCGGTGGTATCGAGGCCGACGTGACCATCACCCGGCTGGCCCCGGACCTGTTCTATCTGGTCACCGGCAGCGGATTCGGCCGCCACGATGTCACCTTCCTGCTCCAGAACGCGCCCACCGACGGGTCGGTGGTGATCATCGACGTCACCTCCGCCTACGGCGTGCTCAACGTCTGCGGACCGAAGTCGCGCGAGCTGCTCACGGCCGTGTCCACCGACAGCTTCACCGGCGCGTACATGACGGCGCGCAGGACCGATGTCGGGTGGGCGCCGGTGCTGGCACTGCGTACCACCTACGTGGGCGAACTGGGCTGGGAGCTGCACATCGCCAGTGAATACGTCCTCGACGTGTACGACAAACTAATGGAAGCCGGTGCCCGGCACGGACTTCGGGACGTCGGGTACCGTGCGGTGGAGAGCCTGCGGCTGGAGAAGCAGTACCTGGCCTGGGCCGCGGATCTGCGGGCGGACAACAATCCCTTCGAGGTCGGGCTGGCGGCCCGGGTCAAGATCGACAAGCCGGCGCTGCTGGCAGGGCCGGCTCTGCGGGCCATCGCTGCCACCGGTCCCCGGCAGCAGTTGCACTGGTTCCGCACCGATGCCGACGTGGTGATGCACGGCGGCGAGATGCTGGTGCACATCCCGACCGACACCCGGGCGAGTGTGCGCAGTGCCGGTTACGGCCACACCATCGGCACCACGTCGTTCTCGGCGTACCTGCCGACGGGCGTCAACGCGGGCGAGTTCGAGGTGGAGGTGATGAACGTCCGGTACCCGGCGGCCATGCTCAACGGTCCGCTCTACGACCCGGCCGGTGCCCGGGTCAGGCTTTGA
- a CDS encoding HAD family hydrolase, with protein MDVVEHWAQTASPAVIFDFNGTLSDDEPILFDIFSELFRTHLGWTMTAQDYRTELLGKSDREIIAHAHARHGRPDAPSVDELLTLRHGRYKDRVADHNPITEPAVALVELLVSEDIPVAIVTGAQRDDVLAVLEHSPVGPWIPILIAEEDVAQGKPHPEGYLTAARLLQRDPGDILVFEDSVPGVLAARAAGMPCIAVSSDPSPQLREIAPTVVPALSPDLVAQALARRAGRHDAG; from the coding sequence GTGGACGTCGTCGAGCACTGGGCACAGACCGCCTCACCCGCGGTGATCTTCGATTTCAACGGCACGCTCTCCGATGACGAACCGATCCTGTTCGACATCTTCAGCGAGCTCTTCCGCACCCACCTCGGCTGGACCATGACCGCACAGGACTACCGCACCGAGCTGCTCGGGAAGTCCGACCGCGAGATCATCGCCCACGCCCATGCGCGGCACGGCCGCCCCGACGCACCCAGCGTCGACGAACTGCTGACGTTGCGTCATGGCCGTTACAAAGACCGGGTGGCCGACCACAACCCGATCACCGAACCCGCGGTGGCGCTGGTCGAACTGCTTGTCTCCGAAGATATTCCGGTGGCGATCGTGACCGGCGCCCAACGTGACGACGTGCTGGCGGTGCTGGAACACAGTCCGGTGGGCCCGTGGATTCCCATCCTGATCGCCGAGGAGGACGTGGCCCAGGGCAAGCCCCACCCCGAGGGTTATCTGACGGCGGCGAGGCTGCTGCAACGCGACCCGGGCGACATCCTGGTGTTCGAGGATTCCGTACCCGGGGTGCTGGCCGCCCGCGCCGCCGGGATGCCTTGTATTGCCGTGAGCAGCGACCCGAGCCCGCAACTACGCGAAATCGCCCCCACCGTCGTCCCCGCGCTGTCCCCCGACCTGGTGGCGCAGGCCCTGGCGCGGCGGGCCGGGCGTCACGACGCCGGATAG
- a CDS encoding GntR family transcriptional regulator, with protein MRALSMADPVLAVRPDLTGAGELPAHTRIGHWLERLIVSRALEPGDKLPSEIEIAQALGVSRMTLRQALSAIEAKGLIDRRRGRFGGNFVATPRFEFDHAGLPGFTEQMRRIHVEAGAQVLRATTRRADGDVRHRLELKRGQQVHEVLRARLANGEPIVLEETYFPAEIFPGLLTATLTGSLYAVMREYGAAPFTADEHIEATVAGDQEAEILQVDPGFPLLLITRTSYTESGVPVEFSRDHHRSDRSRIRIKSRVDSDSQGRVDTYPAS; from the coding sequence GTGCGAGCGTTGAGCATGGCCGATCCGGTGCTGGCGGTCCGCCCGGACCTGACCGGTGCCGGTGAGCTGCCTGCGCACACCCGGATAGGGCACTGGTTGGAGCGCCTGATCGTCTCGCGCGCCCTCGAGCCGGGGGACAAGCTGCCGTCGGAGATCGAGATCGCCCAGGCGCTGGGTGTCAGCCGAATGACGCTGCGCCAAGCGCTCAGTGCCATCGAGGCCAAGGGCTTGATCGACCGTAGGCGCGGCCGGTTCGGGGGCAACTTCGTGGCCACCCCGCGCTTCGAGTTCGACCATGCGGGTCTGCCCGGATTCACCGAGCAGATGCGCCGGATCCACGTCGAGGCCGGCGCGCAGGTGCTGCGCGCCACCACCCGACGTGCCGACGGCGACGTTCGCCACCGGCTCGAACTCAAGCGCGGGCAGCAGGTGCACGAGGTGCTGCGCGCCCGGTTGGCCAACGGCGAGCCGATCGTGCTGGAGGAGACCTACTTTCCCGCGGAGATCTTCCCGGGTCTGCTCACCGCGACGCTCACCGGATCGCTCTATGCCGTCATGCGCGAGTACGGCGCCGCGCCGTTCACCGCCGACGAGCACATCGAGGCCACCGTGGCAGGTGATCAGGAGGCCGAGATCCTGCAGGTCGACCCGGGCTTCCCGCTGCTGCTGATCACCAGGACGTCGTACACCGAAAGCGGTGTACCCGTGGAGTTTTCCCGCGACCACCACCGCTCCGACCGCAGCCGCATCCGGATCAAGTCGCGGGTGGACAGCGACAGCCAGGGCCGCGTCGACACCTATCCGGCGTCGTGA
- a CDS encoding STAS domain-containing protein has protein sequence MPGSGTTRLYRPDPTSAEAAKQCGAAVFAVHRRNPLRTEITVTGDIDAANGRALGHYVERHTGTNTQLLLDLRAVDFFGSQGFTALFYISVHCSRSDVDWILLGSPPVRRLLSICDPEGELPLAADFETAIARLNQQARRRLRAAFAG, from the coding sequence ATGCCCGGTTCCGGCACCACCCGGTTGTACCGTCCGGATCCCACGTCAGCAGAAGCCGCCAAGCAGTGCGGTGCAGCCGTTTTCGCCGTTCACCGTCGCAACCCGTTGCGCACCGAGATCACCGTCACCGGTGATATCGACGCTGCCAACGGCCGCGCCCTGGGGCACTATGTCGAACGGCACACCGGCACGAACACGCAGCTGCTGCTGGACCTGCGCGCCGTCGATTTCTTCGGCAGTCAAGGCTTCACCGCGCTCTTCTACATCAGCGTGCACTGCTCGCGCAGCGACGTCGACTGGATCCTGCTGGGCAGCCCCCCGGTGCGGCGCCTGCTGTCGATCTGCGATCCCGAGGGTGAACTCCCACTGGCCGCCGACTTCGAGACTGCCATCGCACGCCTCAACCAGCAGGCCCGCCGACGGCTGCGGGCGGCCTTCGCGGGCTGA
- a CDS encoding sulfotransferase family protein yields MADVTPAPIRLDDLARPVWGPDARAIRDAMAALAPECPLDADRLHARAVAETGLTDFGAEGYRERLTVFLAAIREIDGLDDAGIVNFHTQIVQWLKNRLLLTDLLARHPEIHDITLAPPVVIAGLPRSGTTHLHNLLAASGAFRTLPYWESNEPVLAAAEAGLSPDPRQARMRATTAVVDLLMPHFPLMHEMTFDHAHEEIQLLANDFSTMLFETLGHVPRWRDYYLQHDQTSAYEYLATQLKVLQFLRGGRRWLLKSPQHLEQLPVLNRVFPGLTVVVTHRDPVPVAVSMIAMIAYSARMHRAPVAVDEIAAYWVARLRLMLDALVRDRASIAADRSIDITFDDFLADETGWLRRVVEVAGEELTEGQMRSVEEYLEGHRRGRLGRVETSAAQFGLSEDRLRAEFGAYVRRFLA; encoded by the coding sequence ATGGCAGACGTCACTCCGGCGCCGATTCGTCTCGACGACCTGGCCCGCCCCGTGTGGGGGCCGGACGCCCGGGCCATCCGGGACGCGATGGCCGCGCTGGCGCCCGAATGCCCGCTGGACGCCGACCGGCTGCATGCCAGGGCGGTGGCTGAGACGGGTCTGACGGACTTCGGCGCCGAGGGCTACCGGGAACGGCTGACGGTGTTCCTGGCTGCTATCCGTGAGATCGACGGCCTGGACGACGCGGGCATCGTGAACTTCCACACCCAGATCGTGCAGTGGCTGAAGAACCGGCTGTTGCTGACCGATCTGCTGGCGCGGCATCCGGAGATCCACGACATCACCCTGGCGCCGCCGGTGGTGATCGCGGGCCTGCCGCGCTCGGGCACAACCCATCTGCACAACCTGCTGGCAGCCTCGGGAGCATTCCGGACACTGCCGTACTGGGAGAGCAACGAGCCGGTGCTGGCAGCAGCGGAAGCCGGGCTGTCGCCCGATCCGCGGCAGGCCCGGATGCGTGCCACCACGGCGGTGGTGGATCTGCTGATGCCGCACTTCCCGCTGATGCACGAGATGACGTTCGATCACGCGCATGAAGAGATCCAGCTGCTCGCCAACGATTTCTCCACCATGCTCTTCGAGACGCTCGGGCACGTGCCCCGCTGGCGCGACTACTACCTCCAGCACGACCAGACCTCGGCCTACGAATACCTGGCCACCCAACTGAAGGTGCTGCAGTTCCTGCGCGGAGGCCGGCGCTGGCTGCTGAAGTCCCCTCAGCACCTCGAACAGCTGCCCGTCCTCAACCGGGTGTTCCCCGGGCTGACGGTGGTGGTCACCCACCGTGACCCGGTGCCCGTCGCGGTCTCGATGATCGCGATGATCGCCTATTCGGCGCGGATGCACCGCGCACCGGTGGCGGTGGACGAGATCGCCGCGTACTGGGTGGCACGCCTGAGGTTGATGCTCGACGCACTCGTTCGGGACCGGGCGAGCATCGCAGCTGACCGCTCGATCGACATCACTTTCGACGACTTCCTCGCCGACGAGACCGGCTGGTTGCGCCGCGTCGTCGAGGTCGCCGGGGAGGAGCTCACCGAGGGGCAGATGCGGTCGGTGGAGGAGTATCTGGAGGGTCACCGGCGGGGGCGGCTGGGCCGCGTCGAGACCTCGGCGGCCCAGTTCGGGCTCTCCGAGGACCGGCTGCGCGCGGAGTTCGGTGCGTACGTCCGGCGCTTCCTGGCGTGA
- a CDS encoding DUF1214 domain-containing protein: protein MTSEHQSTAAWRDLVTTLGELDRSFLTGDRAVSDDRHIADGYRMLATTLGVAFDTYLFADPSRPAFAEINTPYRRDRRWGGDNTDAYYLMCPVDEQRRYRITGNAGDSVYFSLTAYNEPAPGSWSDRIVGAWRDDDLDTNPNGDFTLEIGPLPGAAVLVTRDYQADPDTGRPVTWHIEALDEPDPIRHGDVETAARLRAATAWMRTMFAIMPLAVGARVDDQHALGHQVNNAANAFAEPYQVLDANFGWSARDACYSYGSFVLEDGEALVITHRPPTCRFWNLVVWNQFMATHNAGDARSSVNCHGAVPNSDGTVTIVVSRGMTAHPNSVTTLDYPRGNLAFRWFLVDAVPQRPVVELVPVSEAPTQVS, encoded by the coding sequence ATGACATCCGAGCACCAGTCCACCGCCGCGTGGCGCGACCTCGTGACCACACTCGGCGAGTTGGACCGCTCCTTCCTCACCGGTGACCGCGCGGTCTCCGATGACCGGCACATCGCCGACGGCTACCGGATGCTGGCCACCACCCTGGGCGTCGCCTTCGACACCTACCTGTTCGCCGATCCGAGCCGGCCGGCCTTCGCCGAGATCAACACCCCGTACCGGCGCGACCGGCGGTGGGGCGGCGACAACACCGACGCCTACTACCTGATGTGCCCGGTGGACGAGCAACGCAGGTACCGCATCACCGGCAATGCCGGTGACAGCGTGTACTTCTCACTGACTGCGTACAACGAACCGGCACCGGGGTCCTGGTCGGACCGCATCGTCGGAGCCTGGCGCGACGACGACCTGGACACCAACCCCAACGGAGACTTCACCCTCGAGATCGGCCCCCTGCCCGGGGCTGCGGTGCTGGTGACCCGCGACTACCAGGCCGACCCCGACACCGGGCGTCCGGTGACCTGGCACATCGAGGCCCTGGACGAGCCTGATCCCATCCGCCACGGTGATGTCGAGACCGCGGCCCGGCTGCGGGCGGCCACCGCGTGGATGCGCACCATGTTCGCGATCATGCCGCTGGCGGTCGGAGCCCGGGTGGACGATCAGCATGCCCTCGGTCATCAGGTCAACAACGCTGCCAACGCCTTTGCCGAGCCCTACCAGGTGTTGGACGCCAACTTCGGCTGGTCGGCACGCGACGCCTGCTACTCCTACGGCAGCTTCGTACTCGAGGACGGCGAGGCGTTGGTGATCACCCACCGGCCGCCGACGTGCCGGTTCTGGAACCTGGTGGTGTGGAACCAGTTCATGGCCACCCACAACGCCGGCGACGCGCGTAGCTCGGTGAATTGCCATGGCGCCGTCCCCAACTCAGACGGCACCGTCACCATCGTGGTGTCCCGCGGTATGACGGCGCACCCGAACTCGGTCACCACACTGGACTACCCCCGCGGCAACCTGGCATTCCGGTGGTTCCTGGTGGACGCGGTGCCGCAGCGCCCGGTGGTGGAGTTGGTTCCGGTCTCTGAGGCGCCTACCCAGGTGAGCTAG
- a CDS encoding AAA family ATPase, producing MPATLVVLRGNSGSGKTTVARLLQDRFGLVVVSQDVLRREVLGVSDGLGSPAVDLIAQTARFALDRGFSVVVEGILRSDIYAPMLAALAAEHRGHTHFFRFDLSFDETVRRHRTKDGTDFGEPELRRWWRGDDALPECDERVIGSEHTPQDVVGLIAATAGW from the coding sequence ATGCCGGCAACGTTGGTGGTCCTGCGCGGCAACAGCGGTTCCGGAAAGACGACGGTGGCCCGGCTGCTGCAGGACCGTTTCGGGCTGGTGGTGGTCAGCCAGGATGTACTGCGGCGCGAGGTGCTGGGTGTCAGCGACGGCCTCGGCAGCCCCGCGGTGGACCTCATCGCCCAGACAGCCCGCTTTGCGCTCGACCGCGGGTTCAGTGTGGTCGTCGAGGGAATCCTGCGCAGTGACATCTACGCGCCGATGCTGGCCGCGCTGGCTGCTGAGCACCGCGGTCACACCCACTTCTTCCGCTTCGACCTGTCCTTTGACGAAACCGTTCGTCGTCATCGGACCAAAGACGGCACCGACTTCGGTGAACCGGAGCTTCGGCGGTGGTGGCGCGGCGACGACGCGCTGCCGGAGTGCGACGAGCGGGTCATCGGCAGCGAGCACACTCCGCAGGACGTGGTCGGCCTGATCGCCGCCACTGCCGGGTGGTGA
- a CDS encoding MbtH family protein, with the protein MSSNPFDDEAGAFYVLINDEEQHSLWPEFAAVPAGWTVVFGAAGRSECLDYVERNWTDIRPLSLRKSLSS; encoded by the coding sequence ATGAGCAGCAACCCATTCGATGACGAAGCCGGCGCCTTCTACGTGCTGATCAACGACGAGGAGCAGCACAGCCTGTGGCCGGAGTTCGCCGCCGTGCCGGCGGGGTGGACCGTGGTGTTCGGCGCCGCCGGCCGCAGCGAGTGCCTGGACTACGTGGAGCGGAACTGGACCGACATCCGGCCGCTGAGCCTGCGGAAGTCGCTGAGCTCGTAG